The following nucleotide sequence is from Nitratidesulfovibrio termitidis HI1.
CCCTGCGGATGTGGCGGTAGTGCACGACCATGTCGTCGTGGCGCGCGAACATGCGCACAGCGCCGCCGCCCCGCACCCGGAACATGCGCCCGAAGTCGGTCACCGAAAGATCGTGGCGGTGTTCTGCCGCGCATCCTTCGCGGAACAGCACGCCCACTGGCGGATCAAGCCGTGCCAGCCGGTGGCCGATCTCGATGTCCTCCGCGCCCCACAGTTCGCCCGTGAACGCCTCGTCGAACAGCCCCGCGTCGAACAGGGCCTGCCGGGGCGTGCTGACATTGCAGGTGTAATAGTGGCCGCCGCCATACAGGACGTCCTGCCGCAGGCTGCCATACTCGAACACGAGGTCGGAACGGGTAAGCGTGAACCCCCAGAGCCTGGAGCGAAACGCCCGGGGCAGCTCGAACCGGCCCAGGATGGAAATGCGCAGTTCGGGCAGTGCCAGATGGGTTTCCAGATGCCCGCGCAAGCCGTTTGGCTCCAGCATCGCATCGTCATTCAGAAAGAGGACATACTCCCCTCGCGCCGCCCGAATGCCCACATTGCGCGCACGGGCAGGCCCCCCCCGCGACGGCTGGCAGAATGTGCGCATGGAGAACGGTGCCACATGCGTCGCCAGAAATTCCGGGGTTCCGTCGGTGGAACCGTCGTCCACCACCAGCACCTCGAACCGGTCGCGCGGCAGGGTCTGCGCCGCCAGGCACTCCAGGCACTGACGCAGGATATCCAGCCTGTTGCAGGTGGGAATGACGACGGACAGCAGCGGGGCGAAATCCTTTCCCCCCTCCGCGCCCGGAAATGGGATGCGTGGTTCCGTGTCCATACTTCTCGCATCTGGCGGCGAGCAGGGCCGCCTCGGAAAACGGTTGCCGGGCTCCGCCCGCCCCCCCGTATGCCGTGTCTTCGCGCCGGGCCGCTTCCGCCCGCGCCCTTACGCCTGCAAACGCAACGGCCCGTTGCCGTTGCCGCCGTCCTTTTCCTCACGGCTGAACTGCACGGCGGTGCCGTAGCAGGAGAAGAACTTGGAGCCGTCGGGATGGAAGGCCACGTTCTCCTGGTAGCCCACGATGGCCTGGGCGCCCTTGTTCACGGCGCGGGCCGCCATGCCGAAGAACGTCTCGTCGGAATCGTAGCCACGGCAGGCCACCAAGCCCAGCACGCGGCCTATCCTGCGGTCCTCGACGCCATCGGTGGTGACCACGGGAAAGCGCCCGGAAAGGAACAGCTCACGCACCCGCTCGAGGTTTTCGGTTTGCGCGGCCTCGGCCTTGCGCGCCTTTTTGTCGTTGCCGCCAAGCAGAAACAGCATGGGGAAGCCTCCTTGCGTTGAATCCGGCGGAATGCCGCCACGCCGCCGGATGATGCAAGAGCCTTGCCGCGCGCGCATCATGCTGTATTTACATATAATAATCAAACAGAAAGCCGGGCGCGTCGAGAATACGACACCGCCCGGCACATTCCGCACCGCCATTGCGCGCCATCATTCCGGCGCACCGGCCCTGCGTGTCACGCGGCCCGCACACACCTGCCCGCGCCGCATCGCCCGCCATCCGCTGTCGGTTCCGCCCCGGCACCTTCCGAAAACCTTCCCGGCTGCGGCTACACCAGCGGCACCAGTCCCAGCGAGGCCCGGTACAGAAACCAGCCCAGCGCGGCCACGTACAGCACCAGCCCCACGATGACCAGCTTGAGCGACCACAGGAAATAGCGCGTCTTTCGGTTGCGCACGGCCAGCAGCCGCAGAAAGCTGGCCTCCACCGTGTCGCCGCGCAGGCTGGACATCCAGCGCACCCGCACCACGCCGTACAACGCCACGAACAGTCCGGCCAGGATGCACACCAGCCCGGCCATCAGGGTCAGCCCGCTGAACGGCCCGGCGGCCGCCAGCCGGTGCCCGGAGAACCCGGCCACGGAAATGGCCAGCGCCCCCACGCCAAAGACCATCTGGGTGCGCTGGGTGACGATGCCGAACTGCTGTTGCAGGCTTTTCCACACTTCTGCCTCGCTGCCCAGCACCTGAAGCAGAAAACGGTATTCCTCGCACAGGGCGCAGGTGTCGTCGCGCCAGGACGGTCCGACGCGTTCGTAGTCGTCGGGCTGGCTCACGCCCTGCCTGGCCTGTCCGGCCTCAGGGCCGCCCTCGCCGCCAGCGCGGTCCCCGGTCTCCGGCGGCAGGCCGCAGGTGGACCCATCCGCGGCGCCCCGCTTCCGTTCCGCAGCGCGCGGCGCAGGCTGTTCCGTCATTGTCGGCTCCTTCCGGATGGCTCCGTACCCGTTATCCGTATCTGTATCCGTATTCGTATTCGTATTCGTCAGAATATCTCCGGCGGGCCGCCTGCACAAGCGCGGCACGCCCGATACGCCGGGCATGCCGGACATGCCGGGTACACAGGCCCACCAGAGGCGCGAGACGAAACCGCGTGCAGCGCCGGGCAGCACGGTTGCAGTTCTTGACCTTGGCGGGGAAGTCCAGCATTAGTTGCACTCACGGTGGCGGCACTGCAAACCGTGCGGTCAAACAGCACCCCGTCCTCGCTGGCGGAGCGCCCGCGGACGTCGCTGCCCGGAATGCCGCACTGGTCCGTCTGCCCATTCCGGCCTGCCTGGCCAGTCTGAACAATCTGGGCAGTCTGGACAATCTGGTCTGGCTGGCCAGTCTGGACCGGCTGGCACGTGCGTCCCGTCCGTCCCGGTGTCCCGACCTTCCCCGCACCACAGCCTTTCGGCGGAACCTCCGCATGCATACCAACCCGTTCCCC
It contains:
- a CDS encoding cytochrome b/b6 domain-containing protein, with the translated sequence MTEQPAPRAAERKRGAADGSTCGLPPETGDRAGGEGGPEAGQARQGVSQPDDYERVGPSWRDDTCALCEEYRFLLQVLGSEAEVWKSLQQQFGIVTQRTQMVFGVGALAISVAGFSGHRLAAAGPFSGLTLMAGLVCILAGLFVALYGVVRVRWMSSLRGDTVEASFLRLLAVRNRKTRYFLWSLKLVIVGLVLYVAALGWFLYRASLGLVPLV